A genome region from Candidatus Parcubacteria bacterium includes the following:
- a CDS encoding SDR family oxidoreductase encodes MFELKNKVAIITGARRGMGRTHALILAKAGAKVVVSDISQEDCEKVVEEIKKNKGEAMAVKCDVSKKEEVDEMVKKTVEKFGKIDILVNNAGICQFKLFLELTEEDWARTLDINLKGYFLCAQAAVKEMAKQKFGRIINISSVAMGQQGIGFPNIVHYCASKGGIIGMTEALAVELAPYNIRVNAIAPGMIETPMIESVKQDPKTMEGMLARVPMHRVGKPEEVSNLVLFLASDESSYITGSTVVIDGGWLSG; translated from the coding sequence ATGTTTGAATTAAAAAACAAAGTAGCTATTATTACTGGTGCTAGAAGAGGGATGGGTAGAACTCATGCTTTGATTTTAGCAAAAGCCGGAGCAAAAGTAGTTGTTTCTGATATTTCTCAGGAGGACTGTGAGAAAGTAGTGGAAGAGATAAAGAAAAATAAGGGAGAGGCAATGGCTGTAAAATGTGATGTTTCTAAAAAAGAGGAAGTAGATGAAATGGTAAAAAAAACAGTGGAGAAATTTGGTAAAATAGATATTTTAGTTAATAACGCTGGAATCTGCCAGTTCAAACTATTTCTGGAATTAACAGAGGAGGATTGGGCTCGAACATTGGATATTAATCTCAAAGGATATTTTCTCTGCGCCCAGGCAGCAGTTAAAGAAATGGCAAAGCAGAAATTCGGAAGAATTATCAATATCTCCTCAGTAGCTATGGGTCAACAGGGAATTGGATTCCCTAATATTGTGCATTATTGTGCTTCAAAAGGCGGAATTATTGGAATGACCGAAGCATTAGCAGTGGAGTTAGCTCCTTATAATATTCGAGTTAATGCCATTGCTCCGGGAATGATTGAAACACCAATGATTGAATCAGTCAAGCAGGACCCTAAAACAATGGAAGGAATGCTGGCTCGAGTCCCAATGCACCGAGTAGGCAAACCAGAAGAGGTTTCTAATTTGGTCTTGTTTTTAGCTTCAGATGAATCCTCTTACATCACTGGCTCTACAGTAGTGATTGACGGCGGCTGGCTATCTGGTTGA
- a CDS encoding thioredoxin family protein, with translation MKVLKIGEKGCDDCETMVPRWKEIEKEYPWLETEYIERNEHPEIVEKYNLLAIPSFIFLDKEGNEIRRFSKIVEKDVLVKAILEDKDK, from the coding sequence ATGAAAGTTTTAAAAATTGGTGAAAAAGGATGTGATGATTGCGAGACAATGGTGCCTCGCTGGAAAGAAATTGAAAAAGAATATCCTTGGTTAGAAACAGAATACATTGAAAGAAATGAGCATCCAGAAATTGTAGAGAAATACAATCTTTTGGCTATTCCCAGTTTTATCTTTCTTGACAAAGAAGGTAATGAGATTCGCAGATTTTCCAAAATAGTGGAAAAAGATGTTTTAGTAAAAGCAATTTTAGAGGATAAAGATAAGTAA
- a CDS encoding FAD-dependent oxidoreductase: MNQKQYDLIIIGGGPAGITAGIYGARENLDILLVTKDFGGQIKRKSIEIENYSGFKKISGQKLIQRFESHLKKFKIPIIQDKAVKIKKQGEIFSVLTENKKQFKSYSIIIASGADPRPLEVPGEKELIGRGVSYCVVCDGPLYKNKTVVVIGGGNAGFEAAIFLSRIAEKICILEYGPEIKADETNQKRAKRAKNIEVITNAELKEIKGKNFVETIVYKNNKSKKLETLKINGVFIEIGSIPATGFVKGLIDFNKRDEIIIDSRTGETKIPGLFAAGDITDEKYKQIIIAAGQGAKTALSVSRYLQKLKE; encoded by the coding sequence ATGAATCAAAAACAATACGATTTAATAATCATTGGCGGGGGGCCGGCTGGAATAACAGCCGGGATTTACGGAGCAAGAGAAAATCTTGATATTCTTTTAGTCACTAAAGATTTTGGCGGGCAGATTAAAAGAAAATCAATAGAAATTGAGAATTATTCCGGGTTTAAGAAAATTTCCGGGCAGAAGCTAATCCAAAGATTTGAGAGCCATTTAAAGAAATTTAAGATACCAATAATACAAGATAAAGCAGTAAAAATCAAAAAACAAGGAGAGATTTTTTCTGTTTTAACTGAAAACAAAAAACAATTTAAATCATATTCAATTATTATCGCTTCTGGGGCTGATCCAAGGCCCTTGGAGGTTCCAGGGGAAAAAGAACTAATTGGCCGCGGTGTTAGTTACTGCGTGGTTTGCGACGGGCCATTATATAAAAACAAAACAGTAGTTGTTATCGGCGGCGGCAATGCTGGTTTTGAAGCAGCTATTTTTTTAAGCAGGATTGCGGAAAAGATTTGTATTTTAGAATATGGTCCAGAAATAAAAGCTGATGAAACTAATCAAAAAAGAGCTAAGAGAGCTAAAAATATTGAAGTTATCACTAATGCTGAATTAAAAGAAATCAAAGGGAAAAATTTTGTGGAAACAATAGTTTATAAAAATAATAAAAGTAAAAAATTAGAAACTCTTAAAATAAATGGTGTTTTCATTGAAATTGGAAGTATTCCAGCTACTGGCTTTGTAAAAGGATTAATTGATTTCAACAAAAGAGACGAAATTATTATTGATTCTAGAACAGGAGAAACAAAAATTCCCGGACTTTTTGCTGCTGGCGATATTACTGATGAAAAATATAAACAGATTATTATCGCTGCTGGCCAAGGCGCAAAAACTGCCTTATCAGTTTCGCGATATTTACAAAAATTAAAAGAATAA